One window from the genome of Leptospira ryugenii encodes:
- a CDS encoding Fe-S-cluster-containing hydrogenase, whose product MKDDSFQKEKKAHWQSYELRGTSKEGELQKQEFYTSPDPLISRIKKGDFDRKTFLKFMGASVVMTTVGCIPKPAEKIIPYVSLTFKNEKDEVEQYDFVKHGHSYHYASVCGGCSVGCGVVVKARDGRPLKLEGNENHPLSKGALCASGQASIFDLYDADRAKEPQQIVEGSPKASDWFVLDKDVKEKLQANKGKTVIVTKPLSSPSEKELINEFLKATGGGKHLEIAFGSSDDSLSLAQEKSYGKALIPNYHFDRAKVILSVDSDFLEDVPFHNAFSKRRDLTAGQKTVNTFIAAETHPTMTGSNADQRIPLKPGDQRKFVLTIAKALSDLGLSGISGTSGIDLEKTTAELGISKEVVQKTAKALLSAKGESLVIASGSQSETDDAVDLQIAVNMLNSALGNDGKTVDAGNPRKEGRADYQSNIVSLEKALKERTVGVLVLYGFNPVYEAPNGLEWKKLLHEAAQVVTVSDRVDETALASNWLAPLSHFLESWGDSEAVSGVLSIQQPTIRPIFSSRSFSDSLIAWAGGTLAGAKSYYDYLKSKYSKKTNWEDLLRTGVLVQGNPFSEKGARGFKGSIAPLKSSPTGLRLSLYTNTGIGNGERANNSQLQELPDPVSKVTWDNYVAISPQYSRSSGIKLNDVVTIKVGNESFDLPALVQPGLHPEAVGIALGYGRTSVGGIGNGVGKNANVLAALVNGRFVYSGLPISIVPTGKKYKLATTQDHHMMSPGLMMGLNWKERPLILSAKIQEYAKNPGAGIPEPEIPKILVDGKLQRAQGANAPADQPGSQFQYPGYKWGMAVDLTQCTGCGACVVACNIENNVPMVGRDEVRMGREMHWLRIDRYYIGDPEKPESLEIAHQPVMCQHCDNAPCETVCPVAATIHSSEGTNDMVYNRCVGTRYCSNNCPYKVRRFNWLEHWNEHNLLGEGTYTFRATPPRNLGLNPDVTVRSRGVMEKCNFCASRVAEKKIQAKNEGRTLKDGEVVSACQQTCSSDAIVFGNVNDPESKVAKLLKDPRSYKLLEYLNIGPAVSYLTRVRNEV is encoded by the coding sequence ATGAAAGACGATAGCTTCCAAAAAGAAAAAAAAGCGCATTGGCAGTCTTATGAATTGAGAGGCACCTCAAAAGAAGGTGAGCTTCAAAAACAAGAGTTTTATACTTCTCCAGATCCATTGATTTCTCGGATCAAAAAAGGAGATTTTGATAGAAAGACCTTCCTAAAGTTTATGGGGGCCTCTGTGGTGATGACCACTGTTGGTTGTATCCCAAAACCCGCAGAGAAGATCATTCCTTATGTAAGCCTTACATTTAAAAACGAAAAGGACGAAGTCGAACAGTATGATTTCGTAAAACATGGACACTCTTACCACTATGCGAGTGTTTGTGGTGGTTGCTCCGTTGGTTGCGGTGTTGTTGTCAAGGCACGCGATGGTAGACCACTGAAGCTGGAAGGAAATGAAAACCACCCGCTCTCCAAAGGTGCACTCTGTGCGTCTGGACAGGCATCCATTTTTGATTTATACGATGCTGACCGTGCCAAAGAACCTCAACAAATCGTGGAAGGTAGTCCAAAAGCTAGCGACTGGTTTGTTTTAGACAAAGACGTAAAAGAGAAATTACAAGCAAACAAAGGTAAAACGGTCATTGTTACCAAACCTTTAAGTTCTCCTTCCGAGAAGGAACTTATCAATGAATTCTTAAAAGCGACGGGCGGCGGAAAACACCTAGAAATCGCATTTGGATCTTCTGATGACTCCTTAAGCCTTGCCCAAGAGAAATCTTATGGAAAGGCACTGATTCCAAACTACCACTTCGACAGAGCAAAGGTGATCCTTTCCGTTGACAGTGATTTTCTCGAAGATGTGCCATTTCACAATGCCTTTAGCAAAAGAAGGGACCTAACAGCTGGCCAAAAGACAGTGAATACCTTCATTGCTGCAGAAACCCATCCAACGATGACAGGATCCAATGCGGACCAAAGGATTCCTCTCAAACCTGGTGACCAAAGAAAATTTGTTTTAACAATCGCAAAGGCACTCTCTGATTTGGGACTCTCTGGCATTTCTGGCACTTCTGGTATCGACCTAGAAAAAACCACTGCAGAGCTCGGAATCAGCAAGGAAGTTGTCCAAAAGACAGCAAAAGCCTTGTTATCCGCCAAAGGCGAATCTCTAGTCATTGCTTCAGGTTCCCAATCGGAGACAGATGATGCAGTAGATTTACAGATTGCTGTGAACATGCTAAACAGTGCACTCGGCAATGATGGAAAGACTGTTGATGCTGGCAACCCTCGTAAAGAAGGGCGGGCTGATTACCAAAGCAATATTGTTAGTCTTGAAAAAGCACTGAAAGAAAGAACCGTTGGAGTTTTAGTTCTATACGGATTCAACCCAGTGTATGAGGCACCAAACGGACTCGAGTGGAAAAAACTTCTGCATGAAGCAGCCCAAGTTGTAACTGTTTCAGATCGAGTGGACGAGACTGCACTTGCTTCCAATTGGTTAGCTCCACTTTCACATTTCTTAGAGTCATGGGGAGATTCAGAGGCTGTATCCGGTGTTCTAAGCATACAGCAGCCTACCATTCGACCTATCTTCAGTTCTCGTTCCTTTTCGGACAGCCTCATCGCTTGGGCAGGTGGAACGCTTGCAGGTGCTAAATCGTATTACGATTATCTCAAATCAAAGTACAGCAAAAAAACAAACTGGGAAGATTTGCTTCGAACAGGTGTTCTCGTACAAGGGAACCCTTTCTCAGAAAAAGGTGCCCGTGGGTTTAAAGGTAGCATTGCTCCTTTAAAATCCAGCCCAACTGGTTTACGACTATCTCTCTACACAAATACGGGAATAGGAAACGGAGAGAGAGCCAACAACTCTCAATTACAAGAACTTCCAGATCCTGTATCTAAAGTCACTTGGGACAACTACGTTGCGATCAGCCCGCAATACTCTCGTTCGTCGGGCATCAAATTAAACGACGTTGTGACCATCAAAGTCGGCAACGAATCCTTTGATCTACCAGCTCTTGTCCAGCCAGGTTTGCATCCAGAAGCTGTGGGCATCGCTCTCGGTTATGGAAGGACGTCTGTCGGAGGCATCGGGAATGGTGTAGGAAAGAATGCAAACGTCCTCGCGGCGCTTGTGAATGGAAGATTTGTCTATTCTGGACTTCCCATATCCATAGTGCCAACAGGTAAAAAATACAAATTGGCGACCACCCAGGACCACCACATGATGAGCCCTGGTTTGATGATGGGACTTAATTGGAAAGAGAGACCTTTGATTCTTTCTGCTAAAATCCAAGAGTATGCAAAGAACCCGGGCGCAGGGATTCCTGAACCAGAAATCCCTAAGATTCTTGTGGATGGCAAATTGCAAAGAGCCCAAGGTGCGAATGCGCCAGCAGACCAACCTGGCTCGCAGTTCCAATACCCAGGTTACAAATGGGGTATGGCTGTCGATTTGACTCAATGCACCGGATGTGGTGCTTGTGTAGTCGCTTGTAATATAGAAAACAACGTGCCGATGGTAGGGCGAGATGAAGTGCGTATGGGCCGAGAGATGCATTGGCTACGCATTGACCGTTACTACATCGGAGACCCTGAAAAACCAGAGTCTTTGGAAATCGCACACCAACCTGTGATGTGCCAACATTGTGACAATGCTCCTTGTGAGACAGTTTGTCCTGTGGCCGCAACCATCCACAGTTCAGAAGGAACCAATGACATGGTCTACAACCGATGTGTTGGAACAAGGTATTGTTCCAACAACTGTCCTTACAAAGTAAGGAGGTTCAATTGGTTAGAGCATTGGAATGAACACAATCTTTTAGGTGAAGGTACATACACCTTCCGTGCAACTCCTCCAAGAAACCTCGGATTGAATCCAGATGTAACAGTTCGGTCAAGAGGGGTTATGGAGAAGTGTAACTTCTGTGCCTCTAGAGTTGCTGAGAAAAAGATCCAAGCAAAGAACGAGGGTAGAACTTTGAAAGATGGAGAGGTTGTGTCGGCTTGCCAACAAACTTGTTCTTCTGATGCCATCGTGTTTGGCAATGTGAACGATCCAGAATCAAAAGTTGCAAAACTTCTCAAAGATCCAAGGTCTTATAAACTTTTGGAATACCTGAACATTGGACCCGCAGTGAGTTACCTCACTCGCGTAAGAAACGAAGTATAG
- a CDS encoding cytochrome c3 family protein, protein MNIKILKISVPIVAVAALAYLIFSPSRYVGYAPNQPIPFNHKIHAGDNKIDCKYCHTTVETSAHATVPPSSTCMNCHKGGGNVAGNQEHVKWLVQQYDNNVPVAWVKVHDQPDFVYFNHSRHVQRGVDCSQCHGNMAEMVKVRQSKSLNMGFCVDCHRENNAPNDCSTCHR, encoded by the coding sequence ATGAATATAAAAATACTAAAAATCTCAGTGCCAATCGTTGCTGTGGCTGCTTTGGCATATCTGATTTTCTCACCCAGCCGTTATGTGGGTTATGCTCCCAACCAACCCATCCCCTTTAACCACAAGATACATGCAGGCGATAACAAAATCGATTGTAAGTATTGTCATACAACCGTGGAGACTTCAGCACACGCAACTGTGCCACCATCTTCTACCTGTATGAATTGTCACAAAGGTGGCGGAAACGTAGCCGGTAACCAAGAGCATGTTAAGTGGTTGGTGCAACAGTATGATAACAATGTTCCTGTTGCTTGGGTCAAGGTACATGACCAGCCAGATTTTGTTTATTTCAATCACTCTCGCCACGTTCAGCGAGGAGTCGATTGTTCACAGTGCCATGGCAATATGGCCGAGATGGTGAAAGTAAGACAATCTAAGTCGTTAAACATGGGATTCTGCGTGGACTGCCACCGAGAGAATAATGCTCCTAACGATTGTTCGACGTGTCACAGGTAA
- a CDS encoding methyl-accepting chemotaxis protein — MKSLKQTLGIYTFLSILLLSISVSALIFLLGWNLLTNVYKSAMHNAGKSASSDFENFYDFQMKYLKLVSEQDELLDAFTPTRSQFATQYLEKIMEETKGDYENIFVSLPIQNAPVLSAGIPRSIGYILKESEVGEHVKIALQKKVHIGKVVESPITHLPVNLISLPILQRENLVGILWVALNLDLVSSRMSEGIQVGKTGYVTAFTTEGLVFADPDKSKILKIDLSKIPEAKPVLAASDGSYFEYEEGGKGFSLLIKRLDRLHSIIGVILPKSDITEVFLEMILWSLLLVAVITSIVIYLILRFLNIRLRPLEQSVAILDRMAEGDLRESFPEAGDDEIGRMNRALSSFVFSIRNAMKDIQSVATEVSRASEEMHSSAERFSEMAQGTAASSEEISATTEEVVASLDQTVNSTVNQHQNILQFNQKIQELTKHAIEIEKETQIAMQSTERITDQARKGGQSLAQMKDVIHVILESSKEMREVIGIIDEISDQTSLLALNAAIEAARAGEAGRGFAIVAEEISKLSEKTARSIQSIEDMIGNNSQELEAGATGIRSSLDLFNHIIVEITEVASVMQKLSHATANQLTYNEEANLQSDAVGKESLSIQSAVGEQKRAVEQISISVLGINEETMSIAQGSETVANSSRSLKHAAETLRRVSGGFKLTQ, encoded by the coding sequence ATGAAAAGCCTTAAACAGACTTTAGGAATTTACACATTTTTATCTATATTGCTATTATCTATCTCAGTTTCCGCTCTTATCTTTCTTTTGGGATGGAATCTTTTAACAAACGTTTATAAATCAGCGATGCACAATGCAGGCAAGAGTGCAAGTTCTGACTTCGAAAATTTTTACGATTTCCAGATGAAGTATTTGAAGTTGGTCTCCGAACAAGATGAACTATTGGATGCATTTACTCCAACTAGGTCCCAATTCGCAACCCAATATCTGGAAAAAATAATGGAGGAGACCAAGGGTGATTATGAGAATATCTTTGTTTCACTTCCGATACAAAATGCGCCTGTTCTATCAGCAGGTATCCCACGCTCCATTGGTTATATTTTAAAAGAAAGTGAAGTGGGCGAACATGTCAAAATTGCTCTCCAAAAAAAAGTCCATATTGGCAAAGTAGTCGAATCACCCATTACTCACTTACCTGTAAATCTAATCTCTCTTCCCATTCTCCAACGAGAAAATCTTGTGGGGATTTTATGGGTAGCTCTCAATTTGGATTTGGTGTCTAGCCGGATGTCTGAGGGTATTCAAGTTGGAAAGACCGGTTATGTAACTGCCTTTACCACAGAGGGTCTAGTGTTTGCAGACCCAGACAAGTCCAAAATTTTAAAAATTGACCTAAGCAAAATACCTGAAGCAAAACCAGTATTAGCTGCTAGTGATGGCTCATACTTTGAATATGAAGAAGGAGGAAAAGGTTTTTCCCTACTCATCAAACGTTTGGATCGTTTGCACTCAATCATCGGAGTCATATTGCCCAAATCAGACATTACTGAGGTGTTTTTGGAAATGATTCTATGGTCCCTGTTATTGGTTGCTGTCATCACGAGCATTGTAATCTATTTGATCCTTCGTTTTCTCAACATCCGCTTGAGACCCTTAGAACAGTCGGTCGCCATATTGGATCGTATGGCAGAAGGTGATCTGCGCGAATCTTTTCCTGAAGCAGGAGATGATGAGATCGGTCGTATGAACCGAGCCTTGTCTTCCTTTGTGTTCAGTATACGCAATGCAATGAAAGATATACAATCGGTTGCAACAGAGGTCTCTCGTGCCTCTGAAGAAATGCACTCTTCCGCAGAACGTTTTTCGGAAATGGCACAAGGAACAGCTGCATCCTCGGAAGAGATTTCTGCCACGACTGAGGAAGTGGTCGCTAGCTTAGACCAAACAGTAAACTCTACTGTCAACCAACACCAAAACATTCTCCAATTCAACCAAAAGATCCAAGAATTGACAAAGCATGCGATCGAGATCGAAAAAGAGACTCAGATTGCCATGCAAAGTACAGAGCGCATTACAGACCAAGCGAGAAAGGGTGGGCAGTCTTTAGCTCAAATGAAAGACGTTATCCATGTCATATTGGAATCTTCCAAAGAAATGAGAGAAGTCATAGGTATCATCGATGAAATTTCCGACCAAACCAGTCTCCTTGCTCTAAATGCTGCCATTGAGGCTGCACGTGCAGGCGAAGCAGGGAGAGGCTTTGCCATTGTAGCGGAAGAGATTTCAAAGCTTTCTGAAAAGACGGCTCGTTCGATCCAATCGATTGAAGATATGATTGGGAACAATAGCCAAGAACTAGAAGCCGGTGCTACGGGCATACGTTCCTCTCTCGATCTTTTCAACCATATCATAGTGGAGATTACAGAAGTTGCTTCTGTTATGCAAAAATTGTCCCATGCCACAGCAAACCAGCTCACCTACAATGAGGAGGCCAACCTCCAATCAGATGCAGTGGGTAAGGAATCACTGTCCATACAAAGTGCAGTAGGGGAGCAAAAGAGGGCGGTTGAACAGATTTCCATCTCTGTACTAGGGATCAATGAAGAAACTATGAGCATAGCTCAGGGCTCCGAAACTGTGGCCAACTCTTCTCGGAGTTTAAAACATGCAGCCGAAACATTGAGGCGTGTGAGTGGAGGCTTCAAACTTACTCAGTAG
- a CDS encoding ArnT family glycosyltransferase, which yields MNSYSNDQKLFLRLLVLFSSLALLFTLPLDVIDIDSSQYAEIARQMYHSGDFFTLIDNGRRYLDKPIFTFWTIATSFQIFGLNQIAYRIPALLLSFLSAYSLFQITLLIWKNERQAYLATIFYLITPGFYAMVVDPKIDVYLVSYLIFTHHFYYLGRKKNPNFFYLMYLSMSIGFVTKGPISVVIPCISIGADILFRRDWKLLWSMKLIPGFFILASLPAFWCALLYKSFNSYGPVYFLWIQSFGRFYKEMYNIKFDPFYFYKNFLWAFFSGVLPLIIYILFRAIKYYKSIGAKEFFRKIKNNEYAHLDFVVPFWVFLFLFLISFSRYPLPQYIYWILPGAALYFGRIAEESLFSSAAKRIRPSFMVAGIVYLVGYLLLPSLVADAGVIYYVFFFVAILFVFLLAQKLPIELLLTVVGACLFFGSISLVYYPLLTSYQPSREMGAKIKELEPDEPVLYTYRLSNSKRSYAFYADRNFRNIYDPEKLKTLWSDHPQRLLVLPSEFLGQLKEQAGPGYEIEIVMEKDSYKIATPTVSFLKKETRALVLKKISLVWLRKVSGKS from the coding sequence ATGAATTCATATAGCAATGACCAAAAACTTTTTTTGAGACTGTTGGTATTATTTTCTTCTCTGGCATTGTTGTTCACATTGCCACTAGATGTCATTGATATCGACTCAAGCCAATACGCTGAAATTGCAAGGCAGATGTACCACTCTGGGGACTTTTTCACTCTTATCGACAATGGTCGTCGTTACTTAGATAAACCCATTTTCACATTTTGGACGATTGCTACCTCTTTTCAGATTTTTGGATTAAACCAAATCGCATACCGCATTCCTGCATTGTTGTTATCCTTCTTATCTGCGTATTCTTTGTTCCAGATCACCTTGCTCATCTGGAAGAATGAAAGACAAGCTTATTTAGCAACTATCTTTTATCTGATTACCCCTGGATTTTATGCCATGGTGGTCGATCCAAAGATTGATGTGTATCTGGTTTCTTATCTGATCTTTACCCATCATTTTTATTATCTGGGAAGAAAGAAAAATCCTAACTTTTTTTATTTGATGTATTTAAGTATGTCGATCGGATTTGTTACAAAGGGTCCGATATCAGTGGTCATACCATGTATCTCCATAGGAGCGGATATTTTATTTCGTAGAGATTGGAAACTGCTCTGGTCCATGAAATTGATACCAGGTTTTTTTATTTTGGCATCTCTTCCTGCTTTCTGGTGTGCCTTGTTATATAAAAGTTTTAATTCTTACGGACCTGTTTACTTTCTTTGGATACAATCGTTTGGTAGATTCTACAAAGAAATGTACAACATAAAATTTGACCCATTTTATTTTTACAAAAACTTTCTTTGGGCTTTTTTTAGTGGAGTGCTTCCGCTTATCATCTACATCTTATTTCGTGCGATTAAATATTATAAGTCCATCGGTGCAAAAGAGTTCTTTCGTAAGATTAAAAATAATGAATACGCACATCTTGATTTCGTTGTACCGTTTTGGGTATTTTTGTTTTTATTTTTGATTTCGTTTTCGCGCTACCCCCTTCCGCAGTATATCTATTGGATTTTACCTGGAGCAGCACTTTATTTTGGAAGAATCGCAGAAGAGAGTCTTTTTTCCTCTGCTGCCAAGAGAATCAGGCCTTCTTTCATGGTTGCAGGGATTGTTTATTTGGTAGGATACCTCTTGCTTCCGAGTTTGGTCGCGGATGCTGGTGTCATTTATTATGTCTTTTTCTTTGTTGCCATTCTCTTTGTGTTTTTACTCGCACAAAAGTTGCCTATCGAACTCTTACTTACGGTAGTAGGAGCCTGTCTATTTTTTGGTTCCATCAGTTTGGTTTACTATCCTCTCTTAACTTCCTACCAACCATCTCGAGAAATGGGTGCAAAGATAAAGGAACTGGAGCCAGACGAGCCCGTTTTGTATACCTATCGGCTATCCAATTCCAAACGATCCTATGCCTTTTATGCAGATCGCAATTTTAGAAATATCTATGACCCAGAAAAATTAAAGACACTTTGGTCAGATCACCCCCAGAGGCTACTTGTTCTACCTTCTGAATTTTTGGGGCAATTGAAAGAGCAGGCAGGGCCTGGTTATGAAATAGAGATCGTTATGGAGAAAGATTCTTACAAAATAGCAACTCCAACGGTTTCTTTTCTAAAAAAAGAGACAAGAGCCTTGGTTCTTAAGAAAATTTCTCTAGTTTGGCTAAGAAAAGTTTCAGGGAAATCGTAA
- a CDS encoding Cys-rich protein, translated as MKTFIKISISILLLFFLSCQDIVEQKCTLACNQFVSCTEKTLKMELSPEAKRSGHISCMDGCTTHNSDILQCYDQEPTSCQGFGNCVLQIGTLE; from the coding sequence ATGAAAACATTCATTAAGATCAGTATTTCAATACTTCTTTTATTCTTTTTATCATGCCAGGATATCGTTGAGCAAAAATGTACATTAGCCTGCAACCAATTTGTTTCCTGTACAGAAAAGACCTTAAAAATGGAATTATCTCCCGAAGCAAAGAGATCAGGGCACATTTCCTGTATGGACGGATGCACCACACACAATAGCGATATTTTACAATGTTACGACCAAGAGCCAACATCTTGCCAAGGGTTTGGAAATTGTGTATTACAAATTGGGACTTTAGAATGA
- the rlmN gene encoding 23S rRNA (adenine(2503)-C(2))-methyltransferase RlmN produces the protein MKEEKPVLKGKSLTDLTEICRHLGLEAYRAKQIYVGIYKSRYTSIDQFSSLSKETRELLKEKTVFPEIQLGRELISKDGTRKFTFDVEPGKEVETVWIPSADGERKTICISSQIGCTLNCAFCATGLLEYKGNLHSWQIIDQILQVEKIVQDRATNIVFMGMGEPMHNYFSVMKAAHILHDKEGMGLGARRITISTAGVVPGIHRFIDNKEPFNFAISLNHPNPNARSSVMDINVKHPLEKLLDAARRFTQELDRMITFEYVMIPDVNMGKENLDRLVKIARSVNKCKINVIPLNTDFTGWRRPTEDEVRDFVSYLRQKAGVPILNRQSPGRDINGACGMLALKGVRNENIH, from the coding sequence ATGAAGGAAGAAAAGCCGGTTCTAAAAGGCAAATCCCTGACAGATCTCACCGAAATTTGTCGCCACCTCGGCCTGGAAGCTTACCGAGCCAAACAAATCTATGTGGGGATCTATAAATCAAGATACACAAGCATAGACCAATTTTCTAGCCTCTCCAAAGAAACTAGAGAGCTCCTAAAAGAAAAGACTGTATTTCCTGAAATTCAATTGGGTAGGGAGCTCATTTCTAAAGACGGGACAAGGAAGTTTACTTTCGACGTAGAGCCAGGCAAGGAAGTGGAAACCGTTTGGATCCCGAGCGCCGACGGAGAGCGGAAGACGATTTGTATCTCTTCGCAGATCGGCTGCACTTTAAATTGCGCATTCTGCGCCACAGGTCTACTGGAATACAAGGGCAATCTGCATTCCTGGCAGATCATAGACCAGATCCTTCAAGTGGAAAAAATAGTACAAGATCGCGCAACTAACATTGTTTTTATGGGAATGGGTGAGCCCATGCACAATTATTTTTCGGTAATGAAGGCCGCTCATATTTTACATGATAAAGAAGGTATGGGCCTAGGTGCAAGGAGGATCACCATTTCGACCGCCGGGGTTGTTCCGGGAATACATAGATTCATTGATAATAAAGAACCATTTAACTTTGCCATTTCACTCAACCATCCGAACCCCAATGCACGTTCCTCCGTTATGGATATCAATGTTAAACACCCTCTTGAAAAGTTATTGGACGCTGCCAGACGGTTTACCCAAGAACTTGATCGAATGATCACCTTTGAGTATGTGATGATACCTGATGTAAATATGGGGAAAGAGAATTTGGATCGTTTGGTAAAAATAGCAAGATCTGTGAATAAATGCAAAATCAATGTGATTCCTCTGAATACGGATTTTACAGGTTGGAGACGACCAACAGAAGATGAAGTGAGAGATTTTGTAAGTTATTTAAGGCAGAAAGCAGGAGTGCCGATTCTCAATCGACAAAGTCCTGGCCGGGATATCAATGGAGCTTGTGGAATGTTAGCCCTCAAAGGAGTTAGAAATGAAAACATTCATTAA
- a CDS encoding sterol desaturase family protein, with the protein MNSDVFMEYAFGVMLALIGIEAFVSYIKKKHYYRLNVFLADVSNGVLFAVAGVGIVVVALYFYDLVESNLSIRRLGYEWFPLTSPIQLSPFAIHWHSLLSWTVSLVLVDFLYYWFHRHTHTIAILWACHVTHHSTQEMNLSVAFRGNAFQRIFEYAYFLPLAVLGIPWEMFFLSHRILKVYQFLVHTRFVGKLGFLETFMVTPSNHRVRHGTQRKYLDRNHGGIFIIWDKMFGSFAEETDEPIYGLTKPVNSFNPITVNIHVYVDIIRNIRKARSFADILGILFKEPGWKPEYLRTPEDEFKEPAYTEKYDPNPPTSVMVYVVLQSLVLLSVGLIVWKVAKLDLSDAWTLIAVAFLLTFSLLSINRIMEMKKWSKRTEVIRNFLFSGLFVATLFYIKVPFITYFTVPLIVLSLASLFWVLIKRKTFFDVSLDHD; encoded by the coding sequence ATGAACAGTGATGTTTTTATGGAGTATGCCTTCGGGGTGATGTTAGCCCTGATAGGAATTGAGGCCTTTGTTTCTTATATCAAAAAAAAGCACTATTACCGTCTAAACGTTTTCTTAGCCGATGTCAGCAATGGAGTTTTGTTTGCTGTCGCTGGCGTAGGAATCGTTGTGGTGGCGCTTTATTTTTACGATCTCGTAGAATCCAATCTATCCATACGTCGCTTGGGCTACGAATGGTTCCCTCTCACAAGCCCTATCCAACTTTCACCTTTTGCGATCCACTGGCACTCCCTCCTCTCATGGACCGTTTCCCTCGTACTCGTGGACTTCCTCTACTATTGGTTCCATAGACATACACATACGATTGCGATACTTTGGGCCTGCCATGTAACCCACCACTCTACCCAAGAAATGAACCTGTCGGTTGCCTTCAGGGGCAATGCATTCCAAAGGATTTTTGAGTATGCGTATTTTCTTCCTTTAGCTGTTCTAGGTATCCCTTGGGAAATGTTCTTTCTAAGCCACCGGATTTTAAAGGTTTACCAGTTTCTCGTACATACAAGATTTGTCGGAAAACTCGGTTTCTTGGAAACCTTTATGGTCACCCCTTCCAACCATAGAGTACGCCATGGCACGCAAAGAAAGTACCTGGACAGAAACCATGGTGGCATCTTTATAATTTGGGACAAAATGTTCGGTAGTTTCGCAGAAGAGACAGATGAACCGATCTATGGTTTAACAAAACCTGTTAACTCTTTCAATCCAATCACTGTAAACATTCATGTCTATGTGGATATCATCAGAAACATTCGAAAAGCCAGAAGTTTCGCTGACATTCTTGGGATTCTTTTCAAAGAACCTGGCTGGAAACCTGAATATCTACGAACTCCCGAAGATGAGTTTAAAGAACCAGCTTATACAGAAAAGTATGATCCAAACCCACCAACAAGTGTTATGGTCTATGTAGTCTTACAATCGCTTGTGCTTTTGTCTGTTGGATTGATAGTTTGGAAAGTAGCTAAACTTGATTTAAGCGATGCGTGGACTTTGATTGCCGTTGCATTTCTATTGACCTTTAGTCTTCTTTCGATCAATAGAATCATGGAAATGAAAAAGTGGTCGAAACGAACTGAGGTCATCCGAAACTTTCTCTTCTCGGGTTTATTTGTTGCGACATTGTTTTACATAAAGGTTCCTTTTATTACCTATTTCACTGTGCCTTTGATCGTGTTGTCACTTGCTTCGCTTTTCTGGGTGCTCATAAAGAGAAAGACATTTTTTGATGTCTCTCTCGATCATGACTAA